One segment of Panicum virgatum strain AP13 chromosome 3K, P.virgatum_v5, whole genome shotgun sequence DNA contains the following:
- the LOC120699086 gene encoding probable WRKY transcription factor 26 — protein MASSTGSLEHGGFTFTPPPFITSFTELLSGSGDMLGADQERSPRGLFHRGARGGVPKFKSAQPPSLPISPPPMSPSSYFAIPAGLSPAELLDSPVLLNSSSNILASPTTGAIPAQRFDWKQAAELIASQQEDSRAAGGGFNDFSFHTASSNSMPTQTASFPAFKEEQQVEAVNKQSVAAATNSNKASSGNNNSSSNTKLEDGYNWRKYGQKQVKGSENPRSYYKCTYHSCSMKKKVERSLADGRITQIVYKGAHNHPKPLSTRRNSSGGAAAAEDQQAASGLSGATPENSSVTFGDDEAENGSKRSDGDEPDAKRWKEDGENEGSSGGPGGSKPVREPRLVVQTLSDIDILDDGFRWRKYGQKVVKGNPNPRSYYKCTTPGCPVRKHVERASHDHRAVITTYEGKHNHDVPVGRGAASRAAAPVAQPLAAPGAMMPYTLEMLGGAGGAYGGYAAAAKDEPRDDLFVDSLLC, from the exons atGGCGTCCTCGACGGGGAGCTTGGAGCACGGGGGTTTCAcgttcacgccgccgcccttcaTCACCTCCTTCACCGAGCTGCTCTCCGGCTCCGGGGACATGCTCGGCGCGGACCAGGAGCGGTCGCCGAGGGGCCTGTTCCACCGCGGGGCCAGGGGCGGCGTGCCCAAGTTCAAGTCCGCGCAGCCGCCCAGCCTGCccatctcgccgccgcccatgtcGCCGTCCTCGTACTTCGCCATCCCGGCCGGGCTCAGTCCCGCCGAGCTGCTCGACTCGCCCGTCCTGCTCAACTCCTCCTCTAACATCCTGGCGTCCCCGACCACCGGCGCCATCCCGGCGCAGAGGTTCGACTGGAAGCAGGCCGCCGAGCTGATCGCCTCGCAGCAGGAGGACagccgggcggcgggcggcggcttcaACGACTTTTCCTTCCACACGGCCAGCTCCAACTCCATGCCCACGCAGACAGCTTCCTTCCCAGCATTCAAG GAGGAGCAGCAAGTGGAAGCCGTGAACAAGCagagcgtcgccgccgcgaccaACAGCAACAAGGCCAGCAgcggcaacaacaacagcagcagcaacaccaAGCTCGAGGACGGTTACAACTGGCGCAAATACGGCCAGAAGCAGGTGAAGGGGAGCGAGAACCCGCGCAGCTACTACAAGTGCACCTACCACAGCTGCTCCATGAAGAAGAAGGTGGAGCGGTCCCTGGCCGACGGGCGCATCACGCAGATCGTGTACAAGGGCGCGCACAACCACCCCAAGCCGCTCTCGACGCGCCGCAActcctccggcggcgccgctgcggcGGAGGACCAGCAGGCCGCCAGCGGCCTCTCCGGCGCGACGCCCGAGAACTCGTCGGTGACGTtcggcgacgacgaggccgaGAACGGGTCGAAGCGGAGCGACGGCGACGAGCCCGACGCCAAGCGCTG GAAGGAGGATGGGGAGAACGAGGGCAGCTCCGGCGGCCCCGGCGGCAGCAAGCCCGTGCGCGAGCCCCGGCTGGTGGTGCAGACGCTGAGCGACATCGACATCCTGGACGACGGGTTCCGGTGGCGCAAGTACGGGCAGAAGGTGGTGAAGGGGAACCCGAACCCGCGGAGCTACTACAAGTGCACGACGCCGGGGTGCCCCGTGCGGAAGCACGTGGAGCGCGCGTCGCACGACCACCGCGCCGTGATCACCACCTACGAGGGCAAGCACAACCACGACGTGCCCGtgggccgcggcgccgccagccgcgccgccgcgccggtggcCCAGCCGCTGGCGGCGCCCGGCGCCATGATGCCCTACACCCTGGAGATgctcggcggcgcaggaggcgcCTACGGCGgctacgcggcggcggccaaggacGAGCCGCGGGACGACCTGTTCGTCGACTCGCTCCTCTGCTAG